The genomic stretch CTTGTCCGCGGGAAGGTTGAGCACCTTGATGCCCGTTTTGGCGCTGATCTCCGCCAGGGTCGCCTCCACATCCTCCCAGTCCGGGCCGATGTAGGTGAACCAGACGTTCAGCTCGTTCTCGCGCAGGTAGTTGTGCGTGACGCCGTCGTACCGGTTCACTTCGGCCACGAATTCGTCCAGCTTCTCCTCCGGAACCTTGGCCGCGCAGAGCGTGGAGCGCCAGCCCAGCTGCCGGGAGCCGAAGTTCGCGCCGATGCGCCGGATCACGCCGCTGTCGCGCAGGCGGTTGACCCGCTCCAGCGTCTCGGACTCGGAAAGACCCACCTGCTCGCCCACCACCGCGTAGGGGCGTGGGGCAATAGGGAACTCCGATTGGATGATATTCAGGATTTTGCGGTCAAATTCGTCCATTTCGTGCATCGTGTTCGCCTCCGGCGGCCAGGGGGGAAACCCCCTTTTGAAAAAGGGGGCTTTCCCCCCTGGACCCCCCTTCCCCTAAAACTTTTATGGGTTTTGATGCGGCTGCGCCGCATCAAAACAGAGGGGCTGAAATCTGCTTCCCCTGTCCGCGATCCCGCCTTGCGCGTCAGCGCAAGGCCGATAAAAGTCTTTGGAAAGGGGGTCCGGGGGAAGAACCTTTCTTCAGAAAGGTTTTCCCCCGGCAAATTCTTTACGCCTTCGCCTTTTTCTTCGGCTGATACGAGCACAAGGGCTCTTCTTCCAGGTAATGCCCGCGCATGGTCTGGGCGCGGGCGCGGCAGCCGCCGCAGACGCGTTCGTATTCGCAGTGGCCGCATTTGCCCTGGTAGACTTCGGGGTTGCGCAGATTCAGGAACTGCTTGGACTTGCGCCAGATTGCCGGGAAGGGCGTCTCGCGCACATTGCCGCAGTCCAGTTCCAGGTAGCCGCAGGGCTGGACCTGTCCGGTATGGGAGATGAAGCAGAAGCCCACGCCGCCGAGGCAGCCGCGCGAAACCGCGTCCAGGCCGAAGTTCTCGAAGGTCACGGGAATGCCTTCCTCCTTGGCCCGCTGGCGCAGGATGCGGTGGTAGTGCGGGGCGCAGGTGGCCTTGAGCAGCATGTCGGTGGTCTTCTGGAAGTCGTAGAACCAGTTGAGCACGTCCTCGTATTCCTGGGCGGAGATGATCTCCGTGCCCAGTTCCACGGCGCGGCCCGTGGGCACGAGCAGGAAGATGTGCCAGGCGGACGCGCCGATGCGTTCGCAGAGCTGGAAGATGTCCTTGAAGAGATGCAGGTTGTTCTTGGTCACCGTGGTGTTGATCTGGAATTCGATGCCCACGTCCTTGAGATGCTGGATGCCGCGCATGGAGGCGTTGAACGCGCCCTGCTCGCCGCGAAATTCATCGTGCTGTGCGGCTTCGGGCGCGTCGATGGAGATGGAGCAGCGTTCCACGCCCGCTTGCTTCATCTTCTGCGCGGTCTCGGGCGTGATCAGCGTGCCGTTGGGGGCCATGACGCAGCGCAGGCCCTTGGCCTTGGCATAGGCGATCAGCTCGTACACATCGTGTCGCATCATGGGCTCGCCGCCCGTGAAGATGATGATCGGGTTGCCCACGTCCGGGAAGGTGTCGATGAGGGCTTTGGCTTCCTCGGTGGAAAGCTCGCCCTCGTAGGGTTCGGGGTGCGCCTCGGCCCGGCAGTGCTTGCAGGCGAGGTTGCAGGAGCGGGTCACTTCCCAGGCGATCAGGCGGCAGGCCGGGGTGCCGTCCTCCAGCTTCATGACGGGCTTCTTGCCGGGATGCTCGTGCGCGCCGTCCATGCCGCCGGGATGTCCGGCCTGGGGCTGGGAGCCCGCCGGATGCCCGCCGGGGTGTCCGCCGGGGTGTCCTTGATTGGGATTGCTCATTTGTATCTACCTGAAAAAATTACAGCGTTTTTAAAACATCTTCCGTGAAGTAGCTCAGGATCAGATCGGCTCCGGCCCGCTTGATGGAGGTGAGGGACTCCATGACCACCGCCTGTTCGTCGATCCAGCCGTTCTGGGCGGCGGCCTTGATCATGCTGTATTCGCCGGAGACCTGATAGGCCGCGATGGGCATGTCGAAGGAGTCGCGGACCTGGCGGATGATGTCCAGGTAGGCCAGGGCGGGCTTGACCATGAGGATGTCCGCGCCCTCGAAGGCGTCGGCCGCGGCTTCGCGCATGGCCTCGCGGCTGTTGGCCGGGTCCATCTGGTAGGTCTTGCGGTCGCCGAACTTGGGGGCGCTCTCCGCGGCCTCGCGGAAGGGGCCGTAGAACGCGGAGGAATACTTCACCGCGTAGGACATGATCGGCAGGTTCGCGTGGCCGCCTGCGTCCAGGATGTCCCGGATGGCCTGCACCCGTCCGTCCATCATGTCGGAGGGGGCGACCATGTCCGCGCCCGCCTCGGCGTAGGAGAGGGCCGTGCGGGCCAGGAGATCCAGGGTCGGGTCGTTGAGCACGTCCCCGTCCTTCACGATGCCGCAATGGCCGTGGGAGGTGTATTCGCAGAGGCAGACGTCCGGGCAGACGAGCAGCTGCGGCCACTTGTCCTTGATCATGCGGATGGCGCGCTGGACGATGCCGTTGTCGTCGTAAGCGCCGCTGGCCTTTTCGTCCTTGTGCGCGGGAATGCCGAAGAGCATCAGGCTGCGCAGGCCGGAGGCCACTGCCTCGCCCACCTGCTTTTCGAGCTGCTTCAGGCTGAGCTGGAACTGCCCGGGCATGGACCCGATGGGTTTGCGGAAGTCCTTGTCGTCCGTCTCGGCGACGAAGTAGAGCATCATCAGATCCTGGGGACGGATCTCCGTCTCGCGGACCATCTCGCGGAGGGTCGCGCTGCGGCGCAGTCTGCGGCCACGGTGAAATTCGGACATGGCAACTCCTCTAGGGACGGCGGGAGGGCGGGGAGAGGGGGAGGCTCGTCCCCACGGGAGCGCGGTCGCCCTCCCGGTGCTGGCCCCGGCCGGGTCGGCGCGGGGCGGAAAACGGGAACGCCGGCCGGAAATCCAGAATGCGTCGGATTTCCGGCCGGCGGATCAGTCATCAGTCCTTGACGCCCACGGGCTCGCCGCTGATCTCCTCGTCGGTGAGGTAGCAGGCGGGATCCTGGGCCCAGAAGTCGCCGTAATAGGCTTCGGCGCGGGCGCGGAAGTTGCCGCCGCAGATGTGCAGGAAGCGGCAGTCGGCGCAGCGGCCCTTCACGTGGGGACGCTTGTCCTTCATCTTGTGCAGCAGCTCGATTTCAGGATCGTCCCAGATCTGGGAGAAGGGGCGTTCGAGCACGTTGCCGAAGGTGTGGTGGCGCATGAACTGGTCCGCATGCACGGAACCGTCCCAGGAGATGCAGCCGATGCCGCGTCCCGTGGAGTTTCCTTCGTTCCACTGGAGCAGCTCCAGCACCTCGGCGGCGCGCTTGGGATCCTCGCGGAGCATGCGGTAGTAGAGGTAGGGCCCGTCCGCGTGGTTGTCCACGGTGAGCACTTCCTTGGGCAGGCCCTTGTCGTAGAGGGCCTTGGTGCGGTCCATGATCAGGTCCACGACCTGGCGGGTTTCCGCATGGTCGAGGTCTTCCTTGATCAGCTCGGAGCCGCGCCCGGAGTAGACCAGATGGTAGAAGCAGATGCGGGGGATGTCGCGCTGCTCGATGAGGTCGAAGAGATGCGGAATCTCCATGGCGTTGCGCTTGTTGATGGTGAAGCGCAGGCCGACCTTGAGCCCCTCGGCCTGGCAGTTGGCCACGCCTTCGAGCGCTTTCTTGTACGCGCCCTTGACGCCGCGGAACTTGTCGTGGACCTCTTCGGCCCCGTCCAGGGAGATGCCCACGTAGGACAGGCCGACTTCCTTGAGTTCCTTGGCCTTCTTCTTGGTGATCAGGGTGCCGTTGGTGGAGATGACCGCGCGCATGCCCTTGCCGGTCGCGTACATGGCCAGCTCGGTGAGGTCTTCGCGCACCAGGGGTTCGCCGCCGGAGAAGAGGATCACGGGCGCGCCGTAGGCGGCCAGGTCGTCGATCATCTCCTTGGCCTTGGCCGTGGAAATGGGATCCTCGTGGGCGCTGGGGTCCACGGCGTGCGCATAACAGTGCACGCATTTGAGGTTGCACCGCTGGGTCATGTTCCAGACCACCACGGGCTTTTTGTCCTTGGAGAACTGCAACAGGTGGGAGGGCAGCTTGCCCGACTCGCGCCCATAACGCAGGGCGTCGGAAGGCTCCACCGAGCCGCAGTAGAGTTTCGAAATGCCGATCATTGCCTTACCTCGCTTTGAAGTGGGACCATTGCGGTATCATAAAAGGCCCAGGCAGAAAAGTCGAAAAGAGCCGTCAAAAAAAGGGGAGGAACGCATCCTCCCCTTTCTAGTAAGCCGTGACAGCGGGCTGTCAACCGCTCATTGCGCGAGGCGCACCTCCACCCGGCGGTTGAGCTGCTTGTTCGCCGGCGTGGTGTTCGGCACCAGCGGCTCGGATTCGCCGCGCCCGTCCGTGGCCAGCAGGGCCGGGTCGATGCCGTGCCGCTGCACGAGATAGCTCTTCACCGCGGCGGCGCGCCGTTTGGAAAGTTCCAGGTTGTACTGATCCGAGGCGTCCGAATCGGTGTGCCCGATGATCAGAACCTTGCGGCCCTTGAGTTTCGGCGAATTCAGCGCCTGGCCAAGCTCGTCCAGGTTGGCGAAATATTCCGGACGGATGGTGGCCTTGTCCACGTCGAACTCGACCTTGATGTAGACGCTGCCCGTCGTCGCTCCCAGCTCGTCGGCCAGGTCCATGCTGCGGACGGACGCGCCCTGGTCGGTCTGGTTCGCGTTTTCGTCCGGCGATGCCGTGAGTCCGTCCACGATTTCGTCCGCGGTGGAGGCGAAGCCGAGGCGGCGCGGGTCCACGGGCGGCAGCCAGGAACGCAGGGGCACGGCCATGTCCGCGGCGATGGCGCGGGTGATGGAATAGAGCGGCGAGTCCGGCATGCGGGTGCGCGTCATCCAGAGCACCCAGTCCTTGTTGCGCTCGAATTCGATGCGGCCCGTCTGTTCCATGGACACGAGCATGTTTCCGCTGGCCACCTCGTAGATGTCGCAGCGGATGGTCAGGGCGGAATCGTCCACGGTGCCGCCCGCGTAGAGATAGGGCACGGAGGGAAGCACGAGCATGTCCGCGCCGCGCCGCCGGGCCTCGGCCAGGGCGGATTCGCGGCCCCGGTAGACCAGCTCGTCGGGCAGGACCAGGGTCGGGAAGACCGGCTCCTCGGACCAGGCGTCCTGGAACACGCGGGCCAGGCTGCGACCCAGCTCGATGCGCGCCGGGATGGTTTCGCGGATCCACATGGGGAACATCAGCGCCTTGACCGGGGAATGGAGCCGTTCCACGGGCCGGACGTACACATGCAGATTCGATCGGTCCACTGCGGCGTCCGTGACGATCTGGGTCTGCTGGGTCAGGGACGGCTGAACGTAGTTGCAGGCTCCGAGCAGGGCGCAGAGCAGCAGGACCGGGAGCAGGACAGGGGCGCGGCCAGGGCGGCGACTGGGGTGCTTCATTGTTTTTCCCTTGAAATCCGTATTGATGAATCGGCGACAAAACGCCGACGGTCACGGTCTTATGCGGGAATCAGAAGCAAGATGCGTACCGCCTATTGCAGCAGGCGGGTGGGGGAAGGCGCGGACTGGATGGATTCGAGCAGTTGGCGCTTGGAGTGCAGCAGACCCTGCCGGAGCATCAGCCGCTCCTTGGCGGACATCTGTCGGAAATTCGGCTCTGCGGCGATGCGCGCGAGCTTTTCCGCCTCCAGGTGAATGTCGCGGATGACGGCCTGCACCGAGGACTCGCCGGGGCAGGACTGCGCGGCGCACAGGGCCAGTGTCCGCAGTTCGGCGGCCATGTCCAGAAACACGCTCGGCTTGATCTGGCGCTGAAGCTGGCGGCGGGAGGCCAGGGAGCGGAAAACGTCGCGGATTCGGTTCAGGATCACTGCGCCGCTCCGGGATGGGGCATCTGCAAGGTGGTGAAGTAGAGCATGCCCACGACCCCGGCCACCAGGGCCACGGCCAGGACCACGCGCCAGGGCTGGGTCCGGTGGATGGCCGCGCAGCCGATGATGGAGATGGGCAGGCTCCAGAGCCAGCCCACGAGGTAGCCGTAGGGCAGCACGCTGAGAATCAGGGGGGCGTAGGAGTATGCCGTAGCCCGGAAGGTGGCCTCAAAGCCGCGCGGCGCGGCGCGCAGCAGCACGAGCACGCCGTGGAGCACTCCGGTGCTGAGGAAGAGGTTGACCACGAACATCATCGGCAAGACCCCGAACAGGAAGAGCGGGTCGGCCTGACCCGCGCCCACGTCGGTGTCGAGCATGGTCATGCCCGGCGCCAGCTTGGAAAGGGCGGGCAGTCCGGCGAAATTCCAGAACAGGCTCAGGATCAGGTAGAATTCGAAGAGCAGCAGCGCAAAGACCAGAGGCCGCGCCAGTCCTTTTAGGGGCATGACCTCGAAGAACAGCCGGGGCGAGAGCATGGCTCTTTTGATGGTCTGCGCCATGCCGGGGAAGAATCCGTAGTGCTCCAGGTCTTCGAAGGGCGGCAGCAGATCCGGGATTCCCGCTTTGACTTCGTGCAGGGGAACAGGTCCGGACGCGGGGCGGTCATGCAGATGCCCGTCCGGTCCGTAGAAGCGTTGCGGCTGTTCCTGAGCCTGCTCCTGGGGCTTTTCAGCTTCCGAAAGCTGGAAATCGTCCGCGTCGAGGCTGCGGAAACGGAATTTCTCGCCGCATTTCGGGCAGGTGGCCATTTCGCTGCGTTCGGGGATCTTTTCGTCCGGTATTTCCCGGCTGAATCCGCAATGGGGGCAATTGATCTGCATGCTCATGGTTGCGCCGCTCGGAGCGGGCGTCTGTTTCATGTTCTCTGTATCAATGGCGTCTCATACGTGAGATCGCGCGGGGACGCAACCGGATCCGGCCGGCGCGTCAGGCCGGGAACTGCGGCAACAGCAGCACTTGAAGCTCGTTGCAGAGCAGGTTGGCCCGTCGGAACCGCGACAGAGGCAGGTTGGGGAACTCCTCGTTGAGCCTGTGCCGCAGCTTGCCCCCGGAGGCCTTGTCGAAAAGCGCCAGCTTTTCGCGCAGGGCTTCCGGCTTTTTGTGCAGGTGGGAATAATGCAGGATGGGCGCGTCGAGCACGAGGCCCGTGCGTCCGGAAATCCCGGTCAGGCGCTCATGCACCGGGTTTTCGAAACGCAGTCCCGGCTGGTTGCGGAAGAGCCGAAGCTGCTGGTCGGGCCAGAGGCCGTAGCCCGCGCGGCAATGCTCGGCGTCCGGGGTGAAGGTCAGGCGCGGGAAGAACCAAGCCTGGACTCCGCGCACAGGAAAGAGGCCGGGCAGGAGCGTCCAGTGGTCCTCGGAGAACCGTTCGTCTCCATCCAGAAAGAGCACCCATTCGGCGGAGCACTCCGCGAGCATGCGGTTGCGCTGGGCGGCGAAATCTCCGTTCAGCGGCCGGGCGAACTGGCGCACCGGGCAGGCCGCGCTGATCGGCTTCTGGGGAACAGTATCCGCGTCCCAGATCACGATCAGTTCCTCGACCCAATCCGGGAATTGGGCGAAGAATTCCTCCAGACGCGGCTCGTCCGGATGCAGGACGCAGGCTGCGGAAAGGGACGGAGCCTGGACGGCGAAATGGCCGAAGGGGGTGCCGTTGATGGCTGCGTGGGGCTTGGCCAGGGTCAGGGTGCGTTGCAGGGACTGGCAGACCTCCCGTTCGTCCGGCCGAAGTTCCGGGTTCAGCTGGATGAGCGCGTCCGCAGGCAGGGCGTTTCCCTGCGCCAGCAGATGGACGATGGCCCAGGGCGAGGAGTCGGCCAGGAGCTGGACCGGGCCGTCCGGAGTGCGCCAGCCCGCGTTGCCCGCTTCGAGCACGCCGCGCGCGCGTTCCGGGGAAAGCTCGCAAACCGTGAGCGCGGCTTCCGCGGGCAGGGATTGGGAAAGAATTTCGACCAGCTTTCCAGAGCCGAGCCCCAGGAGCACCAAATGCCGCTTGCGGCTTTTCTCCAGGAGCCGCAAAAAGCGTTCGGCGGCCTGTTCCAGCTCCTCGGACGCGGGGGGCGCGGGCGGGGCTTCGGATTGCGGGGAGTCCTGCCAGGCGAAGGAGAGGATCTCGTCGGTGTAGGCGGCGAAGAGGTGCTTTTCGGAGTGCTTTTCAGGGCTCACGGGGTCTTTCCTTTGGCTTGGTTCGCGAGAATTTCGTCGTAGATGGCTTCCAGTTGCAGGGTCACGGTTTGCGCGCGGTAGAGCCGGGCGGCCTTTTGGCGTCCGGCCTCGCCCATGCGCCGGGCCAGCGCCGGATCGCCGAGCAGCCTGGCCACGGCCAGTCCGTATTCCTCGGCGTTTTCCGCCACGAATCCGGTCACCTCGTTGTCCACGAGTTCGACTTGGGCGTTGTCGCGCGGGGGCGGGCAGGGGTGCGTGACCACGGGCAGGCCGCAGGCCATGGCCTCGGCGATGACCAGCCCGAAGGACTCTCCCGTGTCGTTGGCGTGGGCCAGGACCGAGCAGCCGCCGTAAAATGCGGCCAGCTCCGCGTCCGTGCGCACGGGCGGCAGAAAGCGGACGCGTCCGGAAAGGCCGTTCCGGTCCACCCAGGCTTCGGCTTCGGGAATGCCGCCGATGATCCGGTATTCGAGGTTCGGCGCGGCGCGCAGGGCGTGGGGCAGAAAATCCAGCGCCAGGGGGGACCACTTGCCCTTGTCCGCGCGCGAGACGCGGCCGACCACGGGCCGCGAGAAATCCGGCCCGGCGGGCAGGGCCTGCGCGAAATCCGGCCCGGCGGGCAGGGCCTGCGCGAAATCCGGCCCGGCGGGCAGGGCCTGCGCGAAAAAGTCGGTGTCCACGGGATTGTAGAGCACGCCGTAGGCGGGCGGTTCGACCGGGACGCCGTGCAATGCCGCGAAGCGTCTTGCGCAGAAGTGGGAGACGAAGAGGTGGCGGGTCACGGCGCGGCCGGACGGGCTGGGATCGAAGCGGCCGAAAACGTTGGTCTCCACCACGGGAGCGCCGTAATTGCGCAGCGGCCGCATGAGTTCCGGTTCGGGCCAGCCCGCGCGGTGCACGTGCACGAGGCGCGGCCGGACCCGCTGAAGCACCTGGAACAAATCGGGCTGGATGTGCGTGGCAACGCCCGCGGCGCGAAGCATCTCCCCGCGCTCGCCGTCGCGCGGGCTGTAGACGACGGCTTCCCAGCGGCGGCTCAGGTGGGTGGCGAAGAGCTGCATCACCTTTTCCGTGCCGCCGAGGCCGAGGGACTTGGCGATGTGCAGAACGCGGATCGGTTCGGACATGGTTGCAAAACCACATGGCTCATTTCGCGGGTCTTGGCAAGACGATCCCGCAAAAGAGAAACGGGCCGGAACTCGTCCGGCCCGTTGGTTAGAGCGAATTGTTGTAGGCGGAAGCTGCCCGCTGCCGAAGCAGGTTCACCGACTTGGAGAGCGAGGTCTGGGCCGGTTGCTGTTCCTTTTGCGGCTGCTGCGGCTGGGCCGGTTTCGGCGGGGCCGCCTGGGGCTTGTCCGCCGGGGACTTGTCCGCCGGGGGCTTGGCCGCGTCCGGCTGCGCCTGCGCCTTTCCGGTTTCGGGCCGGGGCGGTTGCGCCTGGGGCTGCGCGGGCTGCTGCGTCGCTTCGGCATTCTGCTGCTGCGCCGCTGCGGCCGCTCCCATGGCGGCCATGCGGTTCAGACCGGCCATGGCCTGTCCGTTGGCGCGCTTTTCCGCTTCCGGCACGATCTGGGCGTAGGCGGAGCGGATGTTGGTCAGGATGTTCAGCACCTCGTCGATCATGCGCACGTCCATCTTCAGGTTGGCCTTGGCCAGCCGGATGTTGCAGAACATGTACAGCGAGTCCAGGTTGTCCGCCAGCTTGCCGCCCTTGTCGCGGTTCAGGCTGTTGGCCAGCTCGCTGATGATGTCCATGGCGCGCGAGATCAGGATGCCCTTCTTGGCGTAGTCCTTGGCCTCGATGCGTTCCTTGGCCTGCTTGAGAAACTTGATGGCCGCGTCGTAAAGCATGACCAGCAGTTGTCCCTGGGAGGTGGTGGTCACCTGGGTCGCGAGGTAGGCGTGTGCGGCCTTGCTCATTCTTCACTTCCTCCGCTGACGTTTCGGTTAGGAGCTGGACAGTTGGCTGATCTGGCTTGTGAGCTGCGCGGATTGCCCTTCGTAGTTGCCGAGCAGGGCGTCG from Paucidesulfovibrio longus DSM 6739 encodes the following:
- the ahbA gene encoding siroheme decarboxylase subunit alpha, giving the protein MDEFDRKILNIIQSEFPIAPRPYAVVGEQVGLSESETLERVNRLRDSGVIRRIGANFGSRQLGWRSTLCAAKVPEEKLDEFVAEVNRYDGVTHNYLRENELNVWFTYIGPDWEDVEATLAEISAKTGIKVLNLPADKMFKIKVDFNVED
- the ahbD gene encoding heme b synthase, with product MSNPNQGHPGGHPGGHPAGSQPQAGHPGGMDGAHEHPGKKPVMKLEDGTPACRLIAWEVTRSCNLACKHCRAEAHPEPYEGELSTEEAKALIDTFPDVGNPIIIFTGGEPMMRHDVYELIAYAKAKGLRCVMAPNGTLITPETAQKMKQAGVERCSISIDAPEAAQHDEFRGEQGAFNASMRGIQHLKDVGIEFQINTTVTKNNLHLFKDIFQLCERIGASAWHIFLLVPTGRAVELGTEIISAQEYEDVLNWFYDFQKTTDMLLKATCAPHYHRILRQRAKEEGIPVTFENFGLDAVSRGCLGGVGFCFISHTGQVQPCGYLELDCGNVRETPFPAIWRKSKQFLNLRNPEVYQGKCGHCEYERVCGGCRARAQTMRGHYLEEEPLCSYQPKKKAKA
- the hemB gene encoding porphobilinogen synthase; the encoded protein is MSEFHRGRRLRRSATLREMVRETEIRPQDLMMLYFVAETDDKDFRKPIGSMPGQFQLSLKQLEKQVGEAVASGLRSLMLFGIPAHKDEKASGAYDDNGIVQRAIRMIKDKWPQLLVCPDVCLCEYTSHGHCGIVKDGDVLNDPTLDLLARTALSYAEAGADMVAPSDMMDGRVQAIRDILDAGGHANLPIMSYAVKYSSAFYGPFREAAESAPKFGDRKTYQMDPANSREAMREAAADAFEGADILMVKPALAYLDIIRQVRDSFDMPIAAYQVSGEYSMIKAAAQNGWIDEQAVVMESLTSIKRAGADLILSYFTEDVLKTL
- the ahbC gene encoding 12,18-didecarboxysiroheme deacetylase — encoded protein: MIGISKLYCGSVEPSDALRYGRESGKLPSHLLQFSKDKKPVVVWNMTQRCNLKCVHCYAHAVDPSAHEDPISTAKAKEMIDDLAAYGAPVILFSGGEPLVREDLTELAMYATGKGMRAVISTNGTLITKKKAKELKEVGLSYVGISLDGAEEVHDKFRGVKGAYKKALEGVANCQAEGLKVGLRFTINKRNAMEIPHLFDLIEQRDIPRICFYHLVYSGRGSELIKEDLDHAETRQVVDLIMDRTKALYDKGLPKEVLTVDNHADGPYLYYRMLREDPKRAAEVLELLQWNEGNSTGRGIGCISWDGSVHADQFMRHHTFGNVLERPFSQIWDDPEIELLHKMKDKRPHVKGRCADCRFLHICGGNFRARAEAYYGDFWAQDPACYLTDEEISGEPVGVKD
- a CDS encoding OmpA family protein, producing MKHPSRRPGRAPVLLPVLLLCALLGACNYVQPSLTQQTQIVTDAAVDRSNLHVYVRPVERLHSPVKALMFPMWIRETIPARIELGRSLARVFQDAWSEEPVFPTLVLPDELVYRGRESALAEARRRGADMLVLPSVPYLYAGGTVDDSALTIRCDIYEVASGNMLVSMEQTGRIEFERNKDWVLWMTRTRMPDSPLYSITRAIAADMAVPLRSWLPPVDPRRLGFASTADEIVDGLTASPDENANQTDQGASVRSMDLADELGATTGSVYIKVEFDVDKATIRPEYFANLDELGQALNSPKLKGRKVLIIGHTDSDASDQYNLELSKRRAAAVKSYLVQRHGIDPALLATDGRGESEPLVPNTTPANKQLNRRVEVRLAQ
- a CDS encoding zinc-ribbon domain-containing protein, with protein sequence MKQTPAPSGATMSMQINCPHCGFSREIPDEKIPERSEMATCPKCGEKFRFRSLDADDFQLSEAEKPQEQAQEQPQRFYGPDGHLHDRPASGPVPLHEVKAGIPDLLPPFEDLEHYGFFPGMAQTIKRAMLSPRLFFEVMPLKGLARPLVFALLLFEFYLILSLFWNFAGLPALSKLAPGMTMLDTDVGAGQADPLFLFGVLPMMFVVNLFLSTGVLHGVLVLLRAAPRGFEATFRATAYSYAPLILSVLPYGYLVGWLWSLPISIIGCAAIHRTQPWRVVLAVALVAGVVGMLYFTTLQMPHPGAAQ
- a CDS encoding glycosyltransferase family protein → MSPEKHSEKHLFAAYTDEILSFAWQDSPQSEAPPAPPASEELEQAAERFLRLLEKSRKRHLVLLGLGSGKLVEILSQSLPAEAALTVCELSPERARGVLEAGNAGWRTPDGPVQLLADSSPWAIVHLLAQGNALPADALIQLNPELRPDEREVCQSLQRTLTLAKPHAAINGTPFGHFAVQAPSLSAACVLHPDEPRLEEFFAQFPDWVEELIVIWDADTVPQKPISAACPVRQFARPLNGDFAAQRNRMLAECSAEWVLFLDGDERFSEDHWTLLPGLFPVRGVQAWFFPRLTFTPDAEHCRAGYGLWPDQQLRLFRNQPGLRFENPVHERLTGISGRTGLVLDAPILHYSHLHKKPEALREKLALFDKASGGKLRHRLNEEFPNLPLSRFRRANLLCNELQVLLLPQFPA
- a CDS encoding glycosyltransferase family 4 protein produces the protein MSEPIRVLHIAKSLGLGGTEKVMQLFATHLSRRWEAVVYSPRDGERGEMLRAAGVATHIQPDLFQVLQRVRPRLVHVHRAGWPEPELMRPLRNYGAPVVETNVFGRFDPSPSGRAVTRHLFVSHFCARRFAALHGVPVEPPAYGVLYNPVDTDFFAQALPAGPDFAQALPAGPDFAQALPAGPDFSRPVVGRVSRADKGKWSPLALDFLPHALRAAPNLEYRIIGGIPEAEAWVDRNGLSGRVRFLPPVRTDAELAAFYGGCSVLAHANDTGESFGLVIAEAMACGLPVVTHPCPPPRDNAQVELVDNEVTGFVAENAEEYGLAVARLLGDPALARRMGEAGRQKAARLYRAQTVTLQLEAIYDEILANQAKGKTP
- the fliS gene encoding flagellar export chaperone FliS, which translates into the protein MSKAAHAYLATQVTTTSQGQLLVMLYDAAIKFLKQAKERIEAKDYAKKGILISRAMDIISELANSLNRDKGGKLADNLDSLYMFCNIRLAKANLKMDVRMIDEVLNILTNIRSAYAQIVPEAEKRANGQAMAGLNRMAAMGAAAAAQQQNAEATQQPAQPQAQPPRPETGKAQAQPDAAKPPADKSPADKPQAAPPKPAQPQQPQKEQQPAQTSLSKSVNLLRQRAASAYNNSL